The genomic segment TCCACCCGTGCCGCCGCTCGTACGTTGCCACCCCATCCAGCACGGCTTGGTTCGCCGTCTTCTGCAGATCGAGATCGAGCGTGGTATCCACTCGCAGACCGGACTCGTGCACCTGCTCGCTCCCGAACTGCTTCTCCAACTCGCGCCGCACCTCTTCCTGGAACCACGGAGCCACCGACCCTTCGGGCTGCGTCAGCTTCAGTCCCAGACCGGTTCCGCGCGCGGCTCCGGCTTCGGCATGCGTGATCAGTCCATCCGATTCCATCTCGCTGATCACCAGGTTGCGCCTCTTCAGCGCCTTCTCCGGGTTCAGAATCGGCGAGTAGGCATACGGCCCCTTGGGCAGCCCGGCTAGCAGCGCGGCCTGGGTCAGCGTCAAATCCTTCGCATGCGCCCCAAAGTAGAACTGGCTGGCCGCTTCGAATCCATACATTCCGCTGCCCAGGTAAATCTGGTTTCCATACAGGGTGAAGATCTGTTCCTTGGTGAATGTCCGCTCAATCTGGATGGCCAGGAATGCTTCCTGGATCTTCCGCATCCCGCTCACGGAGCGGGCCAGGTCCGCAGAGAAGAACAGGTTGCGTGCCAGTTGCATGGTCAGCGTCGATGCCCCTTGCGCCCGCCCCTTGCTGCGGATGTCATGCCAGGCCGCGCCCCAGATGCGCCAGAAGTTGATCCCCCCGTGCGACTCGAAGTCCTTGTCCTCGATGGAAACCACAGCCTTACGCAGAATGGGAGCAAAGTCGTTGTAGTTCACCACGATGCGCCGCTGCAGTGCGAACGCGCCGATCACCCGGCCCTTCTGGTCGTAAAGATCGGTTGTAGTGGAAGGCCGGTACCGCTCCAGGTCCTCGATCTGCGGCAAATCCGACGAGTACACCAGCGTCAACCCGGCCAGCGAGCCCGTCACCACTGAGAGCACTATCAGGATCGCCAGCGCCGCCTTGCCCGCCAGCTTGCGGCGCGGTTTTTGCGCCCGCGGCTTCTTGGGCGCTTTAACCGGCTTGTCTTCAGGATCAGGCTCGCGCCGATGGCTTCGGCCCAGCGTCTGCGGTTCTTCTACATATTGAATGGGGGTAGCCAAGCGCGTCTCGCCTCAAGGCAATCTCTCTGCGAGCGAGTGGAGAATGCTGAATACCTCAGAGCGTACCACGCATTCGGCGCCCCAACCGTGACAAACCGCACCCCGGTACCTCCGAGTGCAATTGCGGGAAGACGGTTCCCTCAGACACACGAAAGCCCCGCGCTCATGCGAACGCGGGGCTTTTGATTTTCTTGCAGGTGCTAGCTGTTCTTGCTCTTCAGAATCGACAGCGCCTTATCCAGCGACTTGTCGTCCTTGTCGGGCGTCTCGTCCTGAATGTCCCCATCGGGATTCGTCCCCGCCTGCACATTCGGATTCACCGCCTCGTCCTGGATCTTCTTCCCATCCGGACCCTGGTACTTGGCCACGGTCAGCAGCAGCGCCGCGCCATCCGGCAGGTCGATCGTCTTCTGCACCGATCCCTCGCCGAACGTCCGCTCGCCCACCACGTCACCGCGTTTCGCCGACTCAATCGCCGAGGCCGCAAGCTCTGCAGGTCCATAGGATCCGCGGTTCACCAGCACCACCAGCGGCGCATTCGTCAGGAACTTCGACGCATCGGCAGCGAACGTCACCTTGGGATACTTTTGCCCCTCCAGCGACGCCAGCGTGCCCTTCTCGACGAAGAAGTTCGCCAGGCGCAGGCCCGCTTCCTCGTCGCCGCCCGTGTCGCGCAGATCCAGCACAATCTTCTTGCCTTTGTTGGCCTTGATCTTGGCCGCAAGCTGGTCCATCCGGTCGTTGTTGATCACCACGGGCTTCAGATAGAGAACGCTCGAATCCAAATACTGCTGCTCGCCCATCGCCGGCTCAGGAACAATTGCCCGGGTCAGCGTCAGCTTGTCAGGATCGGGCTTGCGCGG from the Occallatibacter riparius genome contains:
- a CDS encoding S41 family peptidase yields the protein MSRLFQRLIFVLGAAVFAALGLGFALGELGWFGVHAGGEQDGAYNQIHVYQQVLRRIQSDYVTDPNMTTVTTGALHGLLESLDSDSSYLTATEYKIWKERPTTGVAQVGITVSKRYGYATVVNVLPGSPADHEHVADGDVIEAIGDTSTRELSLAVIRLMLEGKPGTNVTITLVKPRKPDPDKLTLTRAIVPEPAMGEQQYLDSSVLYLKPVVINNDRMDQLAAKIKANKGKKIVLDLRDTGGDEEAGLRLANFFVEKGTLASLEGQKYPKVTFAADASKFLTNAPLVVLVNRGSYGPAELAASAIESAKRGDVVGERTFGEGSVQKTIDLPDGAALLLTVAKYQGPDGKKIQDEAVNPNVQAGTNPDGDIQDETPDKDDKSLDKALSILKSKNS